In the genome of Pelobacter seleniigenes DSM 18267, one region contains:
- a CDS encoding SDR family oxidoreductase: MVEKFSLVGKTALVTGCKRGIGKAMAVGLAEAGADIIGVSASLEETGSEVEKAVQACGRKFAGYRCDFSDRSALRGFIARVTKEHPVIDILVNNAGTIKRAPAAEHPDEIWDEVIEVNLSSQFILSKEIGRGMLERGSGKVIFTASLLTFQGGITVPGYAASKGGIGQLTKALANEWAGRGVNVNAVAPGYIKTDNTQALQDDPARSKAILERIPAGRWGVPEDFAGPVVFLASAAADYMHGEVMVVDGGWMGR, translated from the coding sequence ATTGTTGAAAAATTTTCCCTGGTCGGGAAAACCGCACTGGTCACCGGTTGCAAGCGTGGGATCGGCAAGGCCATGGCCGTTGGTCTGGCTGAAGCCGGCGCGGATATTATCGGCGTCAGTGCCTCTCTGGAAGAGACCGGCAGCGAGGTGGAAAAAGCGGTCCAGGCCTGTGGGCGTAAATTCGCCGGCTATCGCTGTGATTTCAGCGACCGCAGCGCATTGCGCGGTTTTATCGCCCGGGTCACCAAGGAGCATCCGGTCATCGATATCCTGGTCAACAATGCCGGCACCATCAAGCGCGCCCCGGCTGCAGAACATCCCGACGAAATCTGGGATGAAGTGATCGAGGTCAACCTGAGTTCGCAGTTTATCCTCTCCAAGGAGATCGGGCGCGGCATGCTCGAACGCGGCTCAGGCAAGGTTATTTTTACCGCCTCCCTGCTCACCTTCCAGGGTGGGATTACCGTGCCCGGCTATGCCGCCAGCAAAGGCGGTATCGGCCAGCTGACCAAAGCCCTGGCCAATGAATGGGCCGGACGCGGGGTTAACGTCAATGCGGTTGCCCCCGGTTATATTAAGACCGACAACACCCAGGCCCTGCAGGACGACCCGGCCCGCAGCAAGGCGATCCTGGAACGGATTCCGGCCGGACGCTGGGGAGTCCCGGAAGATTTTGCCGGGCCGGTGGTGTTCCTGGCCTCGGCGGCCGCGGATTACATGCACGGTGAAGTCATGGTTGTGGACGGCGGCTGGATGGGGCGCTGA
- a CDS encoding glycerophosphodiester phosphodiesterase, translating into MLKPFFQHFSAPGLVCAHRGARSIAPENTSLAMVKAQACEADLWETDVQLTADGVAVLFHDDTLVRTTDILDRAAFSGKAGLRLTEFSWAELAALDAGSWFIHTDPYGTIQSGEVPQEALPLIAQQRILRLEEALRYCRQHVFPVNLELKDQRGTAADGRIVATVLDLIRQTGTEELALISSFNHDYLRQIRQQAPELAIAALVEGAHPPELVNYLRTLGCDAYHPDQRLIDADFVRQLSAAGMPVNPWTVNDEAQALELLDAGAFFICTDWPQRLRKARHSA; encoded by the coding sequence ATGCTAAAGCCGTTTTTCCAACATTTTTCCGCGCCGGGGCTGGTCTGTGCCCATCGCGGAGCCCGTTCCATCGCCCCGGAAAATACCTCGCTGGCCATGGTCAAGGCCCAGGCCTGTGAGGCCGACCTCTGGGAGACCGACGTCCAATTGACCGCCGATGGCGTGGCCGTCCTGTTTCATGACGATACCCTGGTGCGCACCACCGATATCCTGGACAGAGCCGCCTTCAGTGGCAAAGCAGGACTGCGGTTGACCGAATTCAGCTGGGCCGAGTTGGCCGCTCTGGATGCCGGCTCCTGGTTTATTCACACCGATCCGTATGGCACCATCCAAAGTGGCGAGGTTCCTCAGGAAGCTCTGCCGCTGATCGCGCAGCAGCGTATTTTACGGCTGGAAGAAGCCCTGCGCTATTGCCGCCAGCATGTTTTTCCGGTCAACCTGGAACTCAAGGATCAGCGCGGCACCGCGGCCGATGGCCGGATTGTGGCAACGGTGCTTGACTTGATCCGCCAGACCGGGACCGAGGAGCTGGCACTGATCTCTTCCTTCAATCATGATTACCTGCGCCAGATCCGTCAGCAGGCTCCCGAACTGGCGATCGCGGCCCTGGTGGAAGGGGCTCATCCGCCGGAGCTGGTGAACTATTTAAGGACGCTTGGTTGTGATGCCTACCATCCTGATCAGCGTTTGATCGATGCCGACTTTGTGCGTCAGCTGAGCGCAGCCGGTATGCCGGTTAACCCCTGGACAGTCAATGATGAGGCCCAGGCCCTGGAGTTGCTGGACGCCGGAGCTTTTTTCATCTGCACTGACTGGCCGCAACGGTTGCGCAAAGCGCGTCATTCTGCTTGA
- the tadA gene encoding tRNA adenosine(34) deaminase TadA: MNSTQEQDRYFMQQALDEAALAEQLDEVPIGAVVVYKGEIVGRGHNLRETSNDPTTHAEMIAIRQAAQALDSWRLLDCTLYVTLEPCVMCMGAIILARIPNLVFGCRDPRVGAVGSIYNLAEDERFNHRVAVQEGVLEQECSTQLKNFFQRLRARNKARKLVQE, from the coding sequence ATGAACTCAACGCAGGAGCAGGACCGGTACTTCATGCAGCAGGCTCTTGATGAGGCTGCCCTGGCTGAACAGCTGGACGAAGTCCCCATCGGCGCCGTTGTCGTGTACAAAGGTGAAATTGTCGGTCGCGGCCATAATCTGCGCGAAACCAGCAATGATCCGACCACTCATGCGGAAATGATCGCCATCCGCCAGGCGGCGCAAGCCCTTGACTCCTGGCGGTTGTTGGATTGTACGTTGTACGTGACCCTGGAACCCTGTGTCATGTGCATGGGCGCCATCATCCTGGCCCGGATTCCAAACCTGGTGTTCGGTTGCCGCGACCCCCGGGTCGGCGCCGTCGGTTCCATCTACAACCTGGCGGAAGATGAACGCTTCAACCATCGCGTTGCGGTGCAAGAAGGGGTTCTGGAGCAGGAATGCAGTACCCAGCTGAAGAATTTTTTCCAGCGCCTGCGGGCACGGAATAAGGCAAGGAAGCTGGTTCAAGAATAA
- a CDS encoding SPFH domain-containing protein — MKKIALIFLLLIFPLIQGCDPNFFYKVNVDEVAIITQNGEIVGKPVKGGLHFKIPFLQEAHLIKAHRVQTVEVYLSGTPEITAKLFWNIQDPIAFFKATTNGDPEKTVEKIIRENIETDLRNLSKIKILEISEAQISDPYYSNKETEKIIHNLQPHIEKFGIKTRILFRKKNA; from the coding sequence ATGAAAAAAATAGCCCTAATATTTCTGTTACTGATTTTTCCGCTCATCCAAGGATGCGACCCTAATTTCTTTTACAAAGTGAACGTCGATGAAGTAGCAATTATCACGCAGAATGGAGAAATAGTTGGCAAGCCTGTAAAGGGAGGCCTTCATTTCAAAATACCATTCCTTCAAGAGGCCCACTTGATAAAGGCACATCGCGTTCAGACGGTTGAGGTTTATTTATCTGGCACTCCAGAGATAACTGCAAAACTATTCTGGAATATTCAGGATCCAATCGCTTTTTTTAAAGCAACGACAAATGGTGATCCCGAAAAAACAGTTGAAAAAATAATTCGTGAAAATATTGAGACAGATCTGAGAAATCTAAGCAAAATTAAAATATTAGAAATTTCAGAAGCTCAAATATCCGATCCGTACTATTCAAACAAAGAAACAGAAAAAATTATCCATAACCTTCAACCACATATTGAAAAGTTTGGTATTAAAACTCGCATATTATTCCGAAAGAAAAATGCTTAG
- a CDS encoding (Fe-S)-binding protein produces the protein MAELKKLQDYRSEIEQCVKCGACRAHCPAFGAEKHEGRVARGKIALADALLKGNVDLEEQFLLDMSQCLLCSSCYSQCPNKVHTEEIVAATRREIAERKGLSTFGKGVATVLKHQGLMNLLVKSGGAFSKLLFKKVPEQSGLRLRFPAPFISSDRTLPPITAKPFRERHPEVIPGQAGQPTVLFFTGCGINYMYPDSGEALLKALKFLGVTIIIPKDQNCCGLPAVSAGAKDTVESLAGKNLAMLQAHKYDYIVTACASCHSGLTQIYPGMGTEFEAYRAKVRDIFVFLVQQGLPEKLATLPKVAQPTRVTYHDPCHLRNHGITKEPRAILKALPQVEYVEMDNAGSCCGLGGTYSVYHYDTSKKIGAKKATHIAQSGAGLVATDCPGCIMQLQDSINHAGGKQHAVHILDLLSDAIS, from the coding sequence ATGGCTGAACTTAAAAAACTCCAAGACTACCGTAGCGAAATTGAACAATGCGTCAAATGCGGCGCCTGTCGGGCTCACTGCCCGGCCTTCGGCGCCGAAAAGCACGAAGGCCGTGTGGCGCGGGGCAAGATCGCCCTGGCCGACGCCCTGCTCAAAGGTAACGTCGATCTGGAAGAGCAGTTCCTGCTCGACATGTCCCAGTGCCTGCTCTGTAGCAGCTGCTACAGCCAGTGCCCCAACAAGGTCCATACCGAAGAGATCGTCGCCGCGACCCGGCGTGAGATCGCCGAACGCAAAGGGCTCTCGACCTTCGGCAAGGGCGTTGCCACCGTGCTCAAGCACCAGGGGCTGATGAACCTGCTGGTCAAAAGCGGCGGCGCCTTCTCCAAGCTGCTGTTCAAAAAGGTCCCGGAGCAAAGTGGTCTGCGGCTGCGCTTTCCCGCCCCCTTCATCAGCTCAGACCGCACCCTGCCCCCGATTACGGCCAAACCGTTCCGCGAGCGTCACCCCGAGGTGATCCCGGGCCAGGCAGGCCAGCCGACGGTGCTGTTTTTCACCGGCTGCGGCATCAATTACATGTACCCGGACAGCGGCGAGGCCCTGCTCAAGGCCCTGAAGTTTCTTGGGGTGACCATCATCATCCCCAAAGACCAGAACTGCTGCGGTCTGCCGGCGGTGTCCGCCGGGGCCAAGGATACCGTCGAATCCCTGGCGGGGAAAAACCTGGCCATGCTGCAGGCCCACAAATACGACTATATCGTCACCGCCTGTGCCTCCTGCCATTCCGGCCTGACCCAGATCTATCCGGGCATGGGGACAGAGTTCGAGGCCTACCGAGCCAAGGTCCGCGATATCTTCGTATTTCTGGTTCAGCAGGGGCTGCCGGAAAAACTGGCGACCCTGCCCAAAGTGGCCCAACCGACCAGGGTGACCTACCACGATCCCTGCCACCTGCGTAACCATGGTATCACCAAGGAGCCCCGGGCGATTCTCAAAGCCTTGCCCCAGGTTGAGTACGTCGAGATGGACAATGCCGGCAGCTGCTGTGGGTTGGGCGGCACCTATTCGGTCTATCATTACGACACCAGCAAAAAGATCGGCGCCAAGAAGGCCACCCATATCGCGCAGAGCGGCGCCGGTCTGGTAGCCACCGATTGCCCGGGGTGCATCATGCAACTGCAGGACAGCATCAATCACGCCGGGGGAAAACAACATGCAGTCCATATTCTTGATCTTTTATCCGACGCCATTAGTTGA
- a CDS encoding FAD-binding oxidoreductase, which produces MLSPTILQQLQEICGKSHVSTKKADLICYSYDATQRQFLPDVVVHPDSSEQISRIMKLANANAIPVFPRGAGSGFTGGSLPVSGGIVLGLSRLDQILEIDEENLVATVEPGVVTEQFQQAVEKVGLFYPPDPASLKVSTLGGNVAECAGGPRCVKYGVTKDYIIGLEIVTPTGDIIKTGGPTMKGVVGYDLTKLICGSEGTLAVITKIIIKLLPKPEAKKTMLVLFDSIDGAARAVSAIIRGKIIPTTLEFMDGRTLECVRKATDLQVPEGANAVLIIEVDGDREFLDKQAAKIAAIIKPLGVVETRIAETPEQSEALWQIRRSVSASLRRVNPDKFNEDICVPRSKVPEMIRKIDQISDRYAIPIVNFGHAGDGNIHVNVMIDNKVPGQSEKAEKAIKEVFAGALELGGTMSGEHGVGIMKAPYIEMELSHASIDYMKTIKKALDPNNILNPGKMFPSDKTGVTAAH; this is translated from the coding sequence ATGCTATCGCCAACCATACTGCAACAGCTGCAAGAGATTTGCGGCAAGAGTCATGTCTCCACTAAAAAAGCCGATCTGATCTGCTACAGCTACGACGCCACTCAACGCCAGTTCCTGCCCGATGTGGTGGTCCATCCCGACAGCAGCGAACAGATCAGCCGGATCATGAAATTGGCCAACGCCAACGCCATCCCGGTGTTTCCCCGGGGCGCCGGCAGTGGTTTCACCGGCGGCAGCCTGCCGGTCAGCGGCGGGATCGTGCTGGGGCTGTCGCGGCTCGATCAAATCCTCGAGATCGATGAAGAGAACCTGGTCGCCACCGTCGAACCCGGCGTGGTTACCGAACAGTTCCAGCAGGCGGTGGAAAAAGTCGGCCTGTTCTATCCGCCCGATCCGGCGTCCCTGAAGGTCTCGACCCTGGGGGGCAACGTCGCCGAATGCGCCGGCGGGCCGCGCTGCGTCAAATACGGTGTCACCAAGGATTACATCATCGGCCTGGAGATCGTCACCCCGACCGGCGACATCATCAAGACCGGTGGCCCGACCATGAAAGGGGTAGTCGGTTACGACCTGACCAAGCTGATCTGCGGCAGCGAAGGGACCCTGGCGGTGATCACCAAGATCATCATCAAGCTGCTCCCCAAACCCGAAGCCAAAAAGACCATGCTGGTGTTGTTCGACTCCATCGACGGTGCGGCCCGGGCGGTCTCCGCTATCATCCGCGGCAAGATCATCCCGACCACGCTGGAGTTTATGGATGGTCGCACCCTGGAGTGCGTGCGCAAGGCCACCGACCTGCAAGTTCCCGAGGGTGCCAACGCCGTGCTGATCATCGAAGTCGACGGCGACCGCGAGTTCCTCGACAAACAGGCTGCCAAGATTGCCGCCATCATCAAACCCCTCGGCGTGGTCGAAACCCGCATCGCCGAAACCCCGGAACAGAGCGAAGCCCTCTGGCAGATCCGCCGCTCGGTGTCGGCCTCGCTGCGCCGGGTCAATCCCGACAAATTCAACGAAGACATCTGCGTTCCCCGCTCCAAGGTCCCGGAGATGATCCGCAAGATCGATCAGATCTCCGACCGCTACGCCATCCCCATCGTCAACTTCGGCCATGCTGGCGACGGCAACATCCATGTCAACGTCATGATCGACAACAAAGTGCCGGGGCAGAGCGAAAAAGCGGAAAAGGCCATCAAGGAAGTGTTTGCCGGCGCCTTGGAACTGGGCGGAACCATGAGCGGCGAGCATGGAGTCGGCATCATGAAGGCCCCCTACATCGAGATGGAACTGAGTCATGCCAGCATCGACTACATGAAAACCATCAAGAAAGCCCTTGACCCCAACAACATTCTGAACCCGGGTAAAATGTTCCCCAGCGACAAAACCGGCGTTACCGCCGCTCACTAA